The following nucleotide sequence is from bacterium.
CTCTACCAGCAACTGCAGCTTGTGCTACTTTATCTAAGTTGTCACTACCAAGTCCTTTAGAGTTTGCAACTTCGAACTCATCGGACACCGCATTTAGCTTGGTTTGATATTGTGGTTCGATTACTTTCCAGGCGCGCTCCCGAAGATTTTCGATGGATAATGTCTCGGGATTGGCCGGGATTCCCTCCTTCATCAGTAACGAATTGTGACTGACTTTCTGGAATAAATGGTGATGTTCGGGCAAAGCTGCCAGAATTAATGGTAAACCCGAAGGCTTTGAATGGCGTTCAGCGATTGCCCGATCAATCGTACGGAAGAACCGTTCTGCGTCGATTTCCTCACCCTCCTGTTTCCCGCCATGCCCATGATGCATGGGCATACTACCTTGACCAACCCCACCATAGGACGCTACTGTGGAGTACGATTCAGTCAATTCATCCCCAAGTGCTTCAATCATCGTATGCGGAACACCTGGTGCAAGTTCGATTTCTTCAAGTGAATTTCGATTTCCTTCAAAGAGTTGAACTTTACTCAAGCTCAAACCTAATATTTGATAGCGATCAACTGACTGAAGAAAGCTCCGCAACGGCTTGGTGTGATAGCTATCAGCTACAACGACGAACTCGGATACCAGTCGCTGTAACCGATACACACGAAACTGCTTTGTATCACTCAACACAGCCAACCCATCCAAAGTGTGTTCCCAAAATGTGTAATCTTGGGCGAGTGATTCATACTGTTCCAGTAATAGTCGGGTTTCTTCGTCGGTATACTTCTGCCGAAGCGACGACTCGAGTTGCTTGATCAGATTGCGAAATCGAATTGGATCTTGCTTGTTCTCTGGGCTGCTTCGATGAGTCGGTTGGTAAAGCGATAGACATGGTGGTTGTCGAGAAGCTTCTAAGTCAACGAGTGACTTGAAAGAAAGACTAAAATTCTGCGTTAGCATCTAACACCTCTTAAGTAAGTATTTGTCGCGAATCGTGACATGATATTCCAAATCGAATAAGTCGATGAAAGCAAAAGTCCTCTACGAAGGAGCGATTGATTGTATATTCACAACTTGAATGTTTAATCTGCCTTGATTCGCTTTCGAGTTACTCATGCCTGCCCCACGGGTTTAAATTGTGGTATGTTTTCTGAATGAACTTGCTTGGACTTGGATCTCGGTATTCGCAAGTAACAACGAGGAGATTTGTGGTAAATGTGCGCCAAACCAAAATTCCATAACACTTCCTCGCACCGAGACCACTGCGCCAAGATTCAGTGATGCTGTCTTGTTTTTTCATTAAGTTCTCGATTAATGTCAGCCTCGTAGCGTTATGATAGATAAAACAGGAACGATTGGAGGTTTGAAAATTGTTCTCATACGCTTTAGGATTTCATACGCTGTAATAATCGTCGATTCTCTTGATCCGCTTGGTTCTAAAGCAAGCGTAAGTGTAGCGAGTAAATCGTTGAATCGATTGTCACTTTGACTCGCAAACACGTGGTGTGCTCCTAATCGCAACAAATTCGAATTCGGTTCATTTTTCAATAACGCTCGCAGCAAAGGTGGCCAGGCTTTCATTTGAAATTGTAGTAAGCCTTCGGCTGCCAACCATGCCACATCGGGGTTACTGTCATGGAGTGCTCTCACGAGAGGTCTGATCGATCGGGTATCATTAATCGCACCAAGTGCCTTTGACGATTCCCAACGAACTTGATCCGATTTAGAACATAGCAGTGCTCTTATAAGTGGAGAGACTGCCGGTTTGCCAAGCGTGATCAAAGATTCTCTGGCGTGCTCACGAAGCATACCATCATCGCTTGTCAACGATTTCATCAGCGATCTTACCTGCGTTCGTATCGATGGTTTCTCATTCATGATTTCGCTTTCCATGTTAACAAAATACATTTCACATGACTTAGTCGTATGACATATCTCGCAAATTGACGCCATTTCTCGCGATTAATGAGTATTGGCGGTTTGAACCGAGTACTGTCACTTGAAAGTTAAGCACGATTGACTATGTATGTGATACGTACTAATCGAGAAACTCGTTCATCAGTAATCACTTTAGCGCTGTTATGAATAATAGATGCTGAGTGCTTTTCTGCTTCTTATGATTTGGATATCAATTACTGTCATAAAAATTCCTTACACACTTTTAGTCAGTCATCGAGCCAAAATTGAAGCAGATCATCGAGGGAGCAGACTACAACTTGTTCAGGTTGTTGAGACTTCCCCGTTACTATTCCTTACCCCTGAGCCAACGATTTCGCCCTTTACCTGAAGTGATATGTAAATGAACTATCTGAGTCGAGCTTCGTTTGATTTTCTTGTGTATAAATCGAGCAGTTCTTGCAGAATGACAACCCAAAGGGTATTTTCGCTTGATGATTAGGTCGCAAAAACTCATTTCTGGGATAATCTTGTTCCTCGCCGTACTGTTCTTCGGTACGACGTTTGATTATTGTGTTGTCGTCGACGACACCCACGACCACCATGAGTGCTTTTGTATCTGTCATTCGGAGTTGCACACTTCCAAGTCAATCACGATCAACACCCCTACATTTACCGATCGCGATTTCTATCACTCCATCCTGCATACTTCACAAGCTCTCCATCAGGATATTTATCGACCTCCGATAGCTGCGTAATCGATTGTTTCATTAGACAGTTGGATTACTGCAACATTTTTGAGGTCAATCATGGTGAAAATACTTTCACTATGGGTGTTGTTGTGTATGCTCGCCTTGATGCCTTCCGGTGTTCGGGCGGTTGAGCAACTATCCCTTAGTGATGCGATATCAATCGCATTAACTAAAAATCCAGAAGTGATTCGTGCAAACCGCGAGATCGACGCATCGCGCGGACGATTCTGGCAAGGAATCTCGTTACCGCCAACTACCGTATCCGTTGCATACGAAAATGTCCCGGTAGGAGAAAAAGCGAAGCACTACCGCGAACGTGTCGTTGAAATCGAACAATCGTTCGATTTCCCGACCACTTATGGGTTACGGGGTAAGTCGCTTGCCGCTGAGACGAAAGTTGCTAATGCATCTTTTACGAACGTGCAACAGACGATTATTCAGCAAGTAAAAATCGCATACTACACCGCGGTGGCGTTGCGCAGCAAAATGGAGTTAGCCGAAGAAAACCGGAAAATAGCCGAGGATTTTTCCCGCAAAGCCGATTCGCGGTTTACTCACGGCGAAAGTACCCGCCTCGAAAAACTCACGGCAACGGTACAATACACTCAAGCTCAGAATGATGTCGTAATTGCCCGCAACCGGTTCCAAATGGCAATGGGAGATCTTCTCTATTCGCTGGGGCGGGATCGTTACGATGTAAGTACATCCATCGTACTGACCGACAGTCTTGTATATCAACCACATTTCGCTAAAATGGATTCGCTGTTCCAAAGTGCACGACAATCCAATCCCGAGCTTCGCGCCAATTCGTTCAGAGTGAAAAGCGCAGCCATGAATCGCGCGTTGGCGTGGTCGAGTCTGTTGCCATCCCTGAGTCTTGGCTACAATCGCGTTACAACATCCAACGAAGAGTCGAGTTATGGAGTCATCTTCGGGATGTCGGTTCCACTCTGGTTTATGTTCGATCAACGCGGACAAATCCAAGAAGCTACAGCGAATCTACGCAAAACCGAATCAGACCTAACAACCGTTGAGAATTTAGTCAGATTAGAAGTTCAGAACGCATTTCTCGAGTTGAACACGCAGGAACAGCAGGTATTGCTTTACCAATCCGATTTACTTCCTCAGGCGAAGGAAGTGTATCGCGTCGCTTCCTCCAGTTTTGAAACCGGTGAAATCAGTTACATCGAATATCTGCAAGCAAAGCAATCGCTGATTGCGATGGAATCAGAATACATCGATGCATTACTAAGCGTCAAATCTGCAATGGCAAAACTTGAGAAAGCTGTCGGCAAGGAGTTACACCCATGATATACATGAAACGGTTCGGCGAAATTAGTGCGGTTCAGCGGTTTTTACTCGTTTTAGTAATTCTATTCGCTTTATTGGCTGTCGGTATGGTGGGATGCACAAGTAAAACCAAAGAAGTCGATTCGCATTCGGAACACTCGGAAGAAGAGGGCGAACATCAAACACCGACAGTATCGCTTACCCGCGAGGCAATACAAACGATTGGTCTAACGACGATTGCGGCGGAGGAAAAAGTCGTATCCGGTACACTTACGGCGGCGGCTAAATTAGTTCCCAATCAGGATTACGAAGCGCAAGTCGGGTCGCTGGTGCAGGGGCGAGTTCACAAAGTACTCGTGAGTGTCGGGGATCAGGTTAAGCAAGGACAGGTTCTAATGCAGATTGAGAGCATGGAAATCGGAACCTTGCTTTCCGAGTTTATGAAAGCCAAGGCTGAACTGAAGTTCACTGACGCCAATCGCAAACGGCAGAAAAGTCTCCTTGAAGACAATGCCGGTTCTCAGAAGTCGCTGTGGGAAGCGCAGACCGCCTATGAAAAAGCGCTTGCCGACTATTCAGCGGTAGAAAAGCGAATTCATTCAATCGGACTCTCTGTATCCGATATGCAAGATTCGGGTACAGCAGTTGATGTGGGTCGTGCAGTCGATAATGGTCTACTTCCCATTAAAGCGCCGATTTCGGGAACGGTAATCGAACGTACCGTTGTCATCGGTCAAATGGTGGATGCATCGAGTACGGCGTTTCGTATCGTCAACACCAGTACCCTCTGGGCAGACGGGCATATTTATGAAAGCGATGCACAACGGTTGGTCGGAAAGCCTGAAATCACGTTGACAGTATCGGCAATTCCCGGTGAACGATTTCGCGGTAAAGTGATTTTTATATCACCGGTAGTCGATGAACATACCCGAACCATTACCGTGCGCGCATCAATTCCGAATGCTTCCGGTCGTTTGAAGCCGCAAATGTTCGGCGAACTCCATCTTCCGATGGACGGAACTTCCAAGGGAATCGTGGTACCAGCAGAGTCGGTCGTGAAGGATAATACTGTCAATTTTGTTTTCGTTGCGATGAACGATACCACGTTTGAGCGCCGTGAGATTCAACTGGGTGTCGCATTCGACAATCAGATCGAAGTGAAGCAGGGATTGGCAGTTGGCGACCGCGTGGTAGTAAAAGGAATATTCGAACTAAAATCGGAGTTTAACCGCGACGCAATCGTGGGAGATCACAACCATGATTGAAAAAATTGTTTCTGTGACATTGAAACACCGTGCACTGGTGCTTTTCATCGTCGCTTTGTTGGTCGCGTTAGGAGTTTACTCATACACGACATTGCCTATCGACGCGTTTCCTGACGTATCGAATGTGCAGGTGGAAGTCATTAGTACCGCCCCCAGTCTTTCTGCACTGGAGGTGGAACGATTCGTTACCTATCCAATTGAAATGGCGATGCGGGGAATCCCGAAAGTCGTGCAAATGAGATCGGTAACGAAGTTCGGTTTATCGGTAGTAACCATTGTGTTTCAAGACGACGCCGACCTCTATTTTGTCCGCCAACTTGTTTTTGAGCGGTTGGCAGAGGCAAAAACCAGTTTGCCAGACGGGGTTGAGGTCGAAATGGGACCTGTTGCGACGGCAATGGGTGAAATCTACCAATACACATTAGATGGCAATGTACCGAGCGATTCCGTCGAACTGAAGAAGTACTTAACAGATATGCGAACGTTGCAGGAGTGGGTGATCGCGCCATTGCTGAAGAGCGTTCCCGGTATCAGCGAAATTAACTCGTTTGGGGGATACTTCAAACAGTATCAGATTATCGTCCAACCGGAAAAGTTGTTGGGATACAACTTAACGCTGGACGACGTCTATCACGCCGTCGCAGAAAACAACCAGAATGTCGGCGGTAACATTCTTGACCGGAATTCCGAACAATACATCGTGCGCGGTGTTGGTCTTTTAAAATCGGAAGAGGATATCCAAAATATCGTTGTAAAGTCGGTACACGGAACTCCCGTTTTTATCCGCGACGTCGCGACCGTCACCATCGGAGAAGCGGTCAGGCAAGGTGCCGCTTTGATCGATGGCAAACGGGAAGTAGTTGGCGGCATCGTGATGATGTTGAATGGGGAAAATAGTCGCGAGGTAGTGGAACGCGTAAAAGCGAAAGTGAAGGAGATCAACGAGAATAACGTTCTTCCTGCCGGCATCAAACTTGTACCGTTTTACGACCGCGCCGATATCGTTGCCAACAGTGTGAATACAGTGCGAAAAGCGCTCTTGGAAGGGGCAATCTTTGTCGTCATTGTACTATACATTGCATTGCGCAGTTTTCGAGGTGCAATCGTGGTATTGCTATCGCTTCCGCTTTCGTTGCTCCTAACATTCATCGTTATGAAGTACACCGGTATCCACGCAAATCTGATGTCGATGGGTGGACTCGCAATCTCAGTCGGTATGATCATGGATTCCGCTATCATTCAAGTCGAAAACGTTCAGCGTTTATTAGGAAAATTGACATCGAATGAGCATAAGTTCTCGACGGTGTTAAATGGAGTGATGCAAATCCGCAAACCAAGCATCTTCGGAGAGCTGATTATCGCTATCACGTTTATCCCGATTCTTGCGCTGGAGGGAATGGAAGGGAAGATGTTTGCCCCGCTCGCATTGACGGTTGCAATAGCCCTGCTCTCTTCCCTATTCGTATCGATCTTCATTATCCCGACACTGTGCGCTACGTTCCTAAAATTGGGCGAGGAAAAAGAGAGCAAGGTAATACACGCAACACGTATGGGTTACTCACGATTACTCGATTGGTCGATGAAGCGGAAAGGAATCGTTATCACTTCGGCGGTTGCTATGTTGATTGCAGCACTGTCGGTCATACCGTTTCTGGGTACCGAGTTTATTCCGGTAATGGATGAAGGGGCGTTCGATATGGACGTGCAACTCCTGCCCGGTGTATCGTTGGATAAATCGTTAGAGATAAACAATCTCATCGATGCGAAGTTGATGCGTTTCCCCGAATTGACTAAGGTCGTTTCCCGTACCGGTCAAACCGGCATTGCACTCGAAGCCCGCGGTGTCGATAAAACCGGCAAAGTGGGTAACTTAAAACCGCGTTCGGAATGGCAGACAACGTCTGACCGTGACGAGTTGATTGATTCGATGAGAAGCGCTTTAGCAGGGATACCCGGAATCACTTTCAGCTTTAGTCAACCGATTCAGTGCCGGATCGACGAATTGGTGGCGGGAACCCGCGCGCAGTTGATTATCAAGTTGTTTGGCGAGAATATGGATGTTCTCAAAACGAAAGCCGACGAGATAAGCCGAATTGTCAGAGAAATCCGAGGAACTGCGGATCTTGTCGTGGAGCGAATCGCCGGACAAC
It contains:
- a CDS encoding CusA/CzcA family heavy metal efflux RND transporter codes for the protein MIEKIVSVTLKHRALVLFIVALLVALGVYSYTTLPIDAFPDVSNVQVEVISTAPSLSALEVERFVTYPIEMAMRGIPKVVQMRSVTKFGLSVVTIVFQDDADLYFVRQLVFERLAEAKTSLPDGVEVEMGPVATAMGEIYQYTLDGNVPSDSVELKKYLTDMRTLQEWVIAPLLKSVPGISEINSFGGYFKQYQIIVQPEKLLGYNLTLDDVYHAVAENNQNVGGNILDRNSEQYIVRGVGLLKSEEDIQNIVVKSVHGTPVFIRDVATVTIGEAVRQGAALIDGKREVVGGIVMMLNGENSREVVERVKAKVKEINENNVLPAGIKLVPFYDRADIVANSVNTVRKALLEGAIFVVIVLYIALRSFRGAIVVLLSLPLSLLLTFIVMKYTGIHANLMSMGGLAISVGMIMDSAIIQVENVQRLLGKLTSNEHKFSTVLNGVMQIRKPSIFGELIIAITFIPILALEGMEGKMFAPLALTVAIALLSSLFVSIFIIPTLCATFLKLGEEKESKVIHATRMGYSRLLDWSMKRKGIVITSAVAMLIAALSVIPFLGTEFIPVMDEGAFDMDVQLLPGVSLDKSLEINNLIDAKLMRFPELTKVVSRTGQTGIALEARGVDKTGKVGNLKPRSEWQTTSDRDELIDSMRSALAGIPGITFSFSQPIQCRIDELVAGTRAQLIIKLFGENMDVLKTKADEISRIVREIRGTADLVVERIAGQPYLSIEIDRKKIARHGLNISDVQKVIEIAIGGKSATQFYEENRSFDVMVRYPLASRNSVETIGNTLIPSEQGYNVPLNQLADIAIVDGPVQVSREDGLRRIGIEININDRDIGSYVAEAKAAIKSKVELPAGYYTTWGGQFENQQRAMNKLMVIGPAAIGLILLLLFITFRSIRLSLLVLTNLPFALIGGVFALYLSGLYLSVPASVGFVVLFGVAVLNGVVLVTYISQLRQDGMSLQEAVVKGSNDRLRPVLMTAAIAIISLIPMLYATGPGSEVQRPLATVVVGGLLTSTFLTLIVLPILYRWFEGKVS
- a CDS encoding efflux RND transporter periplasmic adaptor subunit encodes the protein MIYMKRFGEISAVQRFLLVLVILFALLAVGMVGCTSKTKEVDSHSEHSEEEGEHQTPTVSLTREAIQTIGLTTIAAEEKVVSGTLTAAAKLVPNQDYEAQVGSLVQGRVHKVLVSVGDQVKQGQVLMQIESMEIGTLLSEFMKAKAELKFTDANRKRQKSLLEDNAGSQKSLWEAQTAYEKALADYSAVEKRIHSIGLSVSDMQDSGTAVDVGRAVDNGLLPIKAPISGTVIERTVVIGQMVDASSTAFRIVNTSTLWADGHIYESDAQRLVGKPEITLTVSAIPGERFRGKVIFISPVVDEHTRTITVRASIPNASGRLKPQMFGELHLPMDGTSKGIVVPAESVVKDNTVNFVFVAMNDTTFERREIQLGVAFDNQIEVKQGLAVGDRVVVKGIFELKSEFNRDAIVGDHNHD
- a CDS encoding TolC family protein produces the protein MVKILSLWVLLCMLALMPSGVRAVEQLSLSDAISIALTKNPEVIRANREIDASRGRFWQGISLPPTTVSVAYENVPVGEKAKHYRERVVEIEQSFDFPTTYGLRGKSLAAETKVANASFTNVQQTIIQQVKIAYYTAVALRSKMELAEENRKIAEDFSRKADSRFTHGESTRLEKLTATVQYTQAQNDVVIARNRFQMAMGDLLYSLGRDRYDVSTSIVLTDSLVYQPHFAKMDSLFQSARQSNPELRANSFRVKSAAMNRALAWSSLLPSLSLGYNRVTTSNEESSYGVIFGMSVPLWFMFDQRGQIQEATANLRKTESDLTTVENLVRLEVQNAFLELNTQEQQVLLYQSDLLPQAKEVYRVASSSFETGEISYIEYLQAKQSLIAMESEYIDALLSVKSAMAKLEKAVGKELHP
- a CDS encoding HEAT repeat domain-containing protein, with protein sequence MNEKPSIRTQVRSLMKSLTSDDGMLREHARESLITLGKPAVSPLIRALLCSKSDQVRWESSKALGAINDTRSIRPLVRALHDSNPDVAWLAAEGLLQFQMKAWPPLLRALLKNEPNSNLLRLGAHHVFASQSDNRFNDLLATLTLALEPSGSRESTIITAYEILKRMRTIFKPPIVPVLSIITLRG